Genomic segment of Streptomyces sp. NA02950:
GGCTGTCGGATATCCGATCCGGACCCCGGGTAGTGCGCAGCCGTTCCGCCCGGCGCCGTACGCCGTACGCCCCGGGCATCCGTCGTACGGAGAGGTGCCGGCCCACCAGTGACACAGCCCTTTCAACTCCCCGACTTCTACCTTCCGTATCCGGCGCGGCTGAACCCCCATGTCCAGGAGGCGCGGGCGCACTCCACCCGGTGGGCCCGCGAAATGGGCATGCTCGAGGGCTCGGGCATCTGGGAGCGTAAGGACCTCGACGCCCACGACTACGCCCTGCTGTGCGCCTGCACCCACCCCGACTGCTCCGCCGCGGATCTGTCGCTGGTGACGGACTGGTACGTGTGGGTCTTCTTCTTCGACGACCACTTCCTGGAGACTTTCAAGCGCTCCCAGGACCGCGCGGGCGGCAAGGCGTATCTGGACCGGCTGCCCGCCTTCATGCCGATGGACGCCACGGACACCCCGGAGCCCGTCAACCCGGTCGAGGCGGGCCTCGCCGATCTGTGGGCGCGCACCGTGCCCGCCATGTCGCGGGAGTGGCGGGCGCGGTTCCGGGAGTCGACGGAGAACCTGCTCAACGAGTCGCTCTGGGAGCTGTCCAACATCAACGCGGACCGGATCCCCAACCCGGTCGAGTACATCGAGATGCGCCGCAAGGTCGGCGGCGCGCCCTGGTCGGCCGGTCTTGTGGAGTACGCGGCGGGCGCCGAGGTCCCCGCGGCCGTCGCCGGCTCCAGGCCGCTGCGGGTGCTGCGGGACGCGTTCTCCGACGGCGTCCATCTGCGCAACGACCTCTTCTCCTACCAGCGGGAGATCGAGGACGAGGGGGAGCTGAGCAATGGCGTCCTGGTGCTGGAGACCTTCCTCGGCTGCACCACCCAGCAGGCGGCGGACGCCGTCAACGACCTGCTCACCTCACGGCTCCAGCAGTTCGAGAACACCACGCTCACCGAGCTGGGTCCGCTCTTCGCCGAAGTCGGTCTGGACCCGGAGGGCTGCTCGCGCGTCCTGGCCTATGTCAAGGGGCTCCAGGACTGGCAGTCCGGCGGCCATGAATGGCACCTGCGCTCCAGCCGCTATATGAACGGCGGCGGGGCGGGCCCCCCGTCCGCGGCCCGGTCCCCGTTCGGACTCAGCGGTATCGGCGCCGGCGGCCTCGGGGTGTCGGCGGCGGATCTGAAGCTGACCACCGGGCGGGCCGAGGCGGCGCGCGGGCGCCGCTTCAGCCATGTCCCGTTCCAGAGGGTCGGGCCGTCCCGGATCCCCGACATCTACATGCCGTTCACGCTCCGGCTCAGCCCGCATCTGCACGGGGCGCGGCGCCATCTGGCCGACTGGTCGCACCGGATGGGCATCCTCCAGCCGCAGCCCGGTGTCCCCGGCTCCCACGTCTGGGACGAGCACCGGCTGCTCGCCGCCGACCTCCCACTGTGCGCGGCCGGGATCCATCCGGACGGTTCGCCCGACGAGGTCGACCTGGCGTCGGGGTGGCTGGCCTG
This window contains:
- a CDS encoding family 2 encapsulin nanocompartment cargo protein terpene cyclase — encoded protein: MTQPFQLPDFYLPYPARLNPHVQEARAHSTRWAREMGMLEGSGIWERKDLDAHDYALLCACTHPDCSAADLSLVTDWYVWVFFFDDHFLETFKRSQDRAGGKAYLDRLPAFMPMDATDTPEPVNPVEAGLADLWARTVPAMSREWRARFRESTENLLNESLWELSNINADRIPNPVEYIEMRRKVGGAPWSAGLVEYAAGAEVPAAVAGSRPLRVLRDAFSDGVHLRNDLFSYQREIEDEGELSNGVLVLETFLGCTTQQAADAVNDLLTSRLQQFENTTLTELGPLFAEVGLDPEGCSRVLAYVKGLQDWQSGGHEWHLRSSRYMNGGGAGPPSAARSPFGLSGIGAGGLGVSAADLKLTTGRAEAARGRRFSHVPFQRVGPSRIPDIYMPFTLRLSPHLHGARRHLADWSHRMGILQPQPGVPGSHVWDEHRLLAADLPLCAAGIHPDGSPDEVDLASGWLAWGTYADDYYPAVFGRTRDLAGARASNDRLGAFMPLDAGATPVPANALERGLADLWGRTAGPMTDTARRTFRKTIEDMTESWLWELANQAQNRIPDPVDYIEMRRHTFGSELTMSLCRLAHGQRVPDEIYRSGPVRSLENAAIDYATLLNDVFSYQKEIEVEGEVHNGVLVVQSFFDCDYPTGLAIVHDLMTSRMRQFQHVVAHELPVLCDDFGLGREVRTALDGYVRDLRHWMTGILNWHREVPRYREEELRHRPALPAGGAVAGPPAWRGPTGLGTSAARIPLPAGARP